From a single Ignavibacteriota bacterium genomic region:
- a CDS encoding cobalamin B12-binding domain-containing protein — translation MSRPIRVLIAKAGLDGHDRGARVVAAALRDAGMEVIYTGLRRSPEAIVEAALQEDVDAIGISILSGAHMTVFPRVLALMRDRGMGDVLLFGGGIIPEGDSTALKQMGVGELFTPGAPMHSIIAYIRERVPV, via the coding sequence ATGTCACGTCCGATACGTGTGCTGATCGCGAAGGCGGGACTGGATGGTCACGACCGTGGTGCGCGGGTGGTTGCAGCGGCATTGCGTGACGCAGGGATGGAAGTGATCTACACCGGGCTCCGGAGATCTCCCGAAGCCATCGTTGAGGCCGCGCTCCAGGAGGATGTCGACGCCATCGGCATCAGTATCCTCAGCGGCGCCCACATGACGGTCTTTCCCCGTGTCCTGGCCTTGATGCGCGATCGCGGGATGGGTGATGTGCTGCTGTTCGGCGGGGGGATCATTCCTGAAGGGGACAGCACGGCGCTGAAGCAGATGGGTGTGGGGGAACTCTTCACGCCGGGCGCGCCCATGCACTCGATCATCGCGTACATCCGCGAACGCGTGCCGGTATGA
- the maf gene encoding septum formation protein Maf has translation MPLSSPVVLASRSPRRLALLSQIGLTVRVIVSDVPEELDPALTPEANAEALACLKAQHVARDIAEGIVLGADTIVVLDHHVLGKPVDEADAERMLMLLSGRTHTVYTGFALVHRPSGRTISGVESTQVTFRTLPLEEVRSYIRGGSPMDKAGSYGIQDDYGAVFVTRIEGCYYNVVGLPLARVHEAMKQLRE, from the coding sequence ATGCCCCTGTCATCGCCCGTTGTCCTTGCGTCACGTTCACCCCGCCGCCTTGCACTCCTCTCCCAGATCGGGCTCACGGTCCGTGTCATCGTCAGTGATGTTCCCGAAGAACTCGATCCTGCACTCACGCCCGAAGCCAATGCCGAGGCACTCGCATGCCTGAAGGCGCAGCACGTCGCACGTGACATTGCCGAGGGGATCGTGCTCGGTGCGGACACCATCGTGGTGCTCGATCATCACGTCCTCGGCAAGCCAGTCGATGAAGCGGATGCCGAACGCATGTTGATGCTGCTCAGCGGGCGCACCCACACGGTGTACACCGGGTTCGCACTCGTGCATCGCCCTTCCGGACGGACGATCAGCGGCGTTGAATCGACGCAGGTCACGTTCCGCACACTCCCCCTGGAGGAAGTGCGCTCCTACATCCGGGGCGGCTCGCCCATGGACAAGGCGGGATCCTATGGCATTCAGGATGACTACGGTGCGGTGTTCGTGACGCGGATCGAAGGGTGCTATTACAATGTGGTCGGGTTACCGCTGGCACGGGTGCATGAGGCGATGAAGCAACTGCGGGAGTAG
- a CDS encoding CHASE domain-containing protein, whose protein sequence is MQGSPELTAPPLFRTLAHFLAKPVPAGVLAALITLLATGSVSYYSYTVRQQEERQQVKNAAKDSRDAIQVALLHGLSATQTVGLAVSEGLLPARFDSIVPRLFSSYPSVDAIELAPDGIVRFVYPPEPNSRALGFNILADPIQRDEAALAIRSRQLIFAGPLELVQGGLAVVGRGPVFIRRNGEERFWGFTIIIIRIETLIERAHLLDLAEKGFRFRLSRRDPISGKMVCFYHVDQVLDKPLTTDVPVPNGAWEIAVAPVRGWRAGIRTVPIAVISVVLAMLGGLFVWFMRRQPERLKELVEVRAADLVRSETRFSSLIESAPLGILMMREGSILYANPIFHRMLGFPESMDLTGREFDEYLRRVSAGLSDHATSPDEGTPPDGLVGTYEVLRADGIVTYLEISRTSVDLQDGGAEVAFVMDITGRRRAERLVTDSLKEKVTLLKEIHHRVKNNLQVISSLLSLQAGGLEDPAAREAFADSIRRVRSMALIHERLYRSGNLSQIDFAQYLSAVALDLAHGLHRPGVGVNVEAQELMLSLDQAVPCGLIANELITNALKHAFPEGRKGMVVASLEPRPDGMVVLTVADNGVGLPPSFDVNASTSMGWSTVRALVEQIGGTLSVASGSGARISVVFPQ, encoded by the coding sequence ATGCAAGGATCGCCAGAGTTGACGGCGCCACCGCTATTTCGTACGCTCGCGCACTTCCTCGCGAAGCCTGTCCCAGCCGGAGTGCTGGCCGCGCTGATCACCCTCCTCGCGACCGGTTCCGTCTCCTACTACTCCTATACCGTCCGCCAGCAGGAAGAACGCCAGCAGGTGAAGAACGCGGCGAAGGATTCGCGTGATGCGATCCAGGTCGCGCTGCTGCACGGGCTTTCTGCAACGCAGACCGTCGGACTCGCCGTGAGCGAGGGGCTGCTGCCTGCGCGGTTCGATTCGATCGTGCCCCGGCTCTTCTCTTCGTACCCTTCCGTCGACGCCATTGAACTCGCACCGGATGGCATCGTCCGGTTCGTCTATCCGCCGGAGCCCAACAGTCGCGCACTTGGTTTCAATATCCTCGCGGATCCCATACAGCGCGACGAGGCAGCCCTCGCGATCCGGTCGAGGCAACTGATCTTTGCCGGGCCACTCGAACTCGTTCAGGGGGGGCTTGCCGTCGTCGGGCGCGGGCCGGTGTTCATCCGGCGCAATGGAGAGGAACGGTTCTGGGGATTCACCATCATCATCATCCGCATCGAGACGCTCATCGAGAGGGCCCACCTTCTTGACCTCGCGGAGAAAGGATTCCGCTTCCGGCTCTCACGCCGCGATCCCATCAGCGGGAAGATGGTGTGTTTCTATCATGTCGATCAGGTGCTGGACAAACCGCTGACGACGGATGTGCCCGTGCCCAATGGCGCGTGGGAGATCGCTGTGGCACCGGTCCGCGGCTGGCGCGCGGGCATCCGTACCGTGCCGATCGCCGTGATCAGTGTTGTGCTTGCCATGCTGGGAGGGCTCTTTGTCTGGTTCATGCGGCGACAGCCCGAACGATTGAAGGAACTTGTGGAGGTCCGGGCCGCGGACCTTGTCCGGAGCGAGACCAGATTCTCATCGTTGATCGAGAGCGCGCCCCTCGGCATCCTCATGATGCGTGAAGGGAGTATCCTGTATGCGAACCCGATCTTCCATCGGATGCTGGGGTTTCCCGAGAGCATGGACCTGACCGGGAGGGAATTCGATGAGTACTTGCGGCGGGTCTCAGCCGGGCTCAGCGACCATGCCACGTCTCCGGATGAGGGCACGCCGCCGGATGGACTCGTTGGCACCTATGAAGTGCTTCGCGCCGATGGCATCGTTACGTACCTGGAGATCTCACGGACGTCTGTGGACCTGCAGGATGGGGGAGCCGAGGTCGCATTCGTGATGGATATCACCGGCCGCCGGCGGGCGGAACGTCTTGTCACCGACTCCCTGAAGGAGAAGGTGACGCTGCTGAAGGAGATCCACCACCGCGTGAAGAACAACTTACAGGTGATCTCCAGTCTCCTCTCGCTCCAGGCTGGTGGACTCGAAGATCCCGCCGCCCGTGAGGCGTTCGCGGACAGCATCCGCAGGGTCCGCTCGATGGCGCTCATCCACGAGCGGCTCTACAGGTCGGGCAACCTTTCCCAGATCGATTTTGCACAGTATCTGTCAGCGGTGGCATTAGACCTCGCCCATGGATTGCACAGGCCCGGCGTGGGGGTGAATGTTGAAGCACAGGAGCTCATGTTGAGTCTCGACCAGGCCGTGCCCTGTGGCCTCATAGCAAATGAACTCATCACGAATGCATTGAAGCATGCATTCCCTGAGGGCCGGAAGGGGATGGTGGTCGCCTCACTCGAACCTCGTCCGGATGGGATGGTGGTTTTGACCGTTGCCGACAACGGCGTGGGGTTGCCACCGTCGTTCGATGTCAATGCTTCAACATCGATGGGATGGAGCACCGTGCGCGCTCTGGTGGAGCAGATCGGAGGGACCCTTTCCGTGGCCTCAGGGTCCGGGGCAAGGATTTCCGTCGTTTTTCCGCAGTAG
- a CDS encoding sigma-70 family RNA polymerase sigma factor, with translation MRTESAHRGEVDRRGGEITAALITEMTPLLRAYCSRYLPDHSLAEDAVQQTFEIALRSVQELRDPHHVRAWLYAIARNESLRLLRAHAVSPQLEEQPDPLTPSPEAQSISSDIIGAIGAGLDTLPTLYRQAVVLRDVEGFTYAEIAEATGATLAAVKFRIYKGREMLMERLAPVLKEWRTP, from the coding sequence ATGAGGACGGAATCCGCACACAGGGGAGAGGTGGACCGGAGGGGAGGAGAGATCACCGCGGCGCTCATCACCGAGATGACGCCGCTGCTTCGCGCCTATTGCAGCCGCTACCTTCCTGACCATTCCCTCGCCGAGGATGCTGTTCAGCAAACATTCGAGATCGCCCTCCGGTCCGTTCAGGAACTGCGCGATCCGCACCACGTCCGGGCGTGGCTCTATGCCATCGCCCGCAACGAATCACTCCGGCTGCTTCGCGCACATGCCGTCTCCCCGCAGCTCGAAGAGCAACCCGACCCGCTGACACCGTCTCCCGAAGCGCAGAGCATCTCATCGGACATCATCGGCGCCATCGGCGCGGGGCTCGACACGCTGCCGACGCTGTACCGTCAGGCCGTGGTCCTGCGCGATGTGGAAGGGTTCACGTACGCCGAGATCGCAGAGGCAACCGGTGCCACTCTTGCTGCAGTGAAGTTCAGGATCTACAAAGGGCGCGAGATGCTGATGGAACGGCTCGCCCCCGTGCTGAAAGAATGGAGGACCCCATGA
- a CDS encoding phytanoyl-CoA dioxygenase family protein gives MMGRTLTPEELRTYQDQGFVVIPGLLSPDEVERFVAYDAAQDKEARNHLDNHKRDAEWKRIATHPNIAGIARQILGAPPFIVQTMYLEKHAGEEAKGTAPHQDTHYLPNEPNTLMACWIALSDTDQENGGLCVAPGSHTRGLLGTHKATSMKDHQVWETEHLLRDRSGKEWTERFYSFEIDGLDRSQLRFLAVPKGGGVFFSGMTIHGSYANVSKDRVRRAFATHYVAEGTWVLRADVQATVAAF, from the coding sequence ATGATGGGCCGTACATTGACGCCGGAAGAGCTCCGGACATATCAGGATCAGGGATTCGTGGTCATTCCCGGGCTCCTGTCTCCGGACGAGGTGGAGCGATTCGTTGCGTATGACGCTGCGCAGGACAAGGAAGCAAGGAACCATCTGGACAACCACAAGCGGGATGCGGAGTGGAAGCGCATCGCCACGCATCCGAACATCGCCGGCATCGCCCGGCAGATCCTCGGTGCCCCGCCGTTCATCGTCCAGACCATGTACCTCGAAAAGCATGCCGGCGAAGAGGCAAAAGGTACAGCCCCGCATCAGGACACCCATTACCTCCCGAATGAGCCCAACACGTTGATGGCCTGCTGGATTGCGCTCAGCGATACCGATCAGGAAAACGGCGGGTTGTGCGTGGCTCCCGGAAGTCATACCCGGGGCCTCCTGGGCACGCACAAAGCCACGTCCATGAAAGATCATCAGGTGTGGGAGACCGAGCACCTCCTGCGGGACAGGAGCGGAAAGGAATGGACGGAGCGCTTCTACTCGTTCGAGATCGACGGGCTGGATCGCTCGCAACTCAGGTTTCTTGCCGTTCCTAAAGGCGGGGGAGTGTTCTTTAGCGGCATGACCATCCACGGGTCCTACGCCAACGTGTCAAAGGACCGTGTCCGACGGGCATTTGCGACGCATTACGTGGCGGAAGGGACATGGGTCCTCCGGGCTGACGTGCAGGCGACGGTAGCCGCGTTCTAG
- a CDS encoding zf-HC2 domain-containing protein: MSCRQYQRMLLSREGELSPAEEAELMSHLAGCASCAREAARSSEIETAVRAMRTLPVVPGDPDGLTDRIVRAIGHPGSHVRGVHRLRSMGRIIDHASMPAMSFAAAAMLLLVVVSGLWHVAIILGEVQQLEARQSLPVSGDRPVPTVCYAVDVEWAAEALGPDIVYAARSHAAGSTILLSERMVAMAREGGTSTPSYLSRWNLSPRVTEQIRSWRIDMPSMIRPVVSFRHAEGV; the protein is encoded by the coding sequence ATGTCGTGCAGGCAGTATCAACGGATGCTCTTGAGCAGAGAGGGAGAGTTGTCCCCGGCTGAAGAGGCGGAGCTCATGTCCCATCTTGCAGGATGCGCCTCGTGTGCCCGGGAGGCAGCGCGAAGCAGCGAGATCGAGACGGCGGTTCGCGCCATGCGCACTCTCCCTGTTGTCCCCGGGGATCCCGATGGCCTCACGGACCGGATCGTTCGTGCCATCGGACACCCGGGATCGCACGTCCGGGGTGTGCACCGCCTCCGATCGATGGGCAGGATCATCGATCACGCATCCATGCCGGCGATGAGCTTCGCAGCGGCAGCGATGCTGCTCCTGGTCGTCGTGTCCGGACTGTGGCACGTGGCCATCATTCTCGGCGAAGTGCAGCAACTGGAGGCGCGGCAGTCCCTTCCGGTGTCCGGGGACCGTCCGGTGCCCACGGTATGCTATGCCGTGGATGTGGAGTGGGCGGCGGAAGCCCTCGGGCCTGACATCGTGTATGCGGCGCGCTCTCACGCTGCCGGGAGTACGATCCTCCTCTCTGAACGGATGGTAGCAATGGCCAGGGAAGGCGGGACGTCCACACCGTCGTACCTTTCCCGCTGGAACCTCTCTCCCCGCGTCACGGAGCAGATCAGATCATGGCGGATCGATATGCCTTCAATGATCCGCCCTGTTGTTTCATTTCGTCATGCAGAAGGAGTATGA
- a CDS encoding sigma-70 family RNA polymerase sigma factor, with protein MNEPAGAESPLDLLRAVQGGDREAFAALVRAHQPYAYALAMRFVWDHAEAEDVVQESFIRVWQHCSSFSGEAKFTTWLYSIVTRVAMDRIRRRKRWSLLLVRGDGQEQEPAGQSTAETALHNAQAVDRVRALTEKLPHVQRMVFTLRDLQDLPVEEVVRITGMSAASIKANLCHARKRMRDLLRAYGINEER; from the coding sequence ATGAATGAACCGGCAGGCGCGGAAAGTCCCCTCGATCTTCTCCGTGCGGTACAGGGCGGAGATCGCGAAGCATTCGCCGCGCTCGTGCGCGCACATCAGCCGTACGCCTATGCACTTGCGATGAGGTTCGTCTGGGATCATGCGGAAGCCGAAGACGTCGTGCAGGAATCCTTCATCCGGGTCTGGCAACACTGCTCGTCATTCAGCGGAGAGGCGAAATTCACGACATGGCTGTATAGCATCGTGACCCGTGTGGCCATGGATAGGATACGGCGGAGGAAGCGATGGAGCCTGTTGCTCGTGAGGGGAGACGGGCAGGAGCAGGAGCCGGCAGGGCAGAGCACTGCCGAGACTGCGCTGCACAACGCCCAGGCGGTCGACCGGGTCCGTGCGCTCACGGAGAAGTTGCCGCATGTGCAGCGGATGGTCTTCACCCTGCGTGACCTGCAGGACCTGCCGGTGGAGGAGGTCGTCCGGATCACCGGGATGTCCGCGGCGTCGATCAAAGCGAATCTCTGTCATGCACGCAAACGGATGAGGGATCTCCTGCGTGCGTACGGGATCAATGAAGAAAGGTAG
- a CDS encoding glycoside hydrolase family 9 protein, whose protein sequence is MKRSFLAACLVASAAAAACAAPWIRVNQLGYLPGAIKVAVLVDTAAGTPCGGFEVLDVLTGRVELSSKKTQQCGPYGPFRSSWRLNFSRLSTPGSYVISAGGVRSPAFRIAPDVYDGTADFLLRYMRQQRCGDNPFLNDSCHTRDGYVIYGPQDASAYVDVVGGWHDASDYLQYVTTSANAVVQMLFAYEQNPGSFADRYRSDGRPGANGVADILDESRWGLTWLLKMNPAPGVMYNQIADDRDHRGFRLPTLDTVSYGRGIERPVYLCTGKPQGLYQYQNRTTGIASTAGKFASAFALASIILHRSDSAFARMLAVKAAEAYAYGAEHPGVCQTAPCRAPYFYEEDNWADDMQLAAAQMFRLTREPRYRQDAMKFAAVEPVTPWMGADAARHYQWYPFVNLGHFYGVRGAGDRRTLTGYIKEGLERVYQRGKGTPFLFGVPFIWCSNNLVSAMLTQARVYRTETGDGRYAEMEAALRDWLFGCNPWGTSMIVGLPREGVSPRDPHSAFTHVSGLPIDGGLVDGPVYGRIFASLKGVRLADADEFAPFQSDLAVYHDDWADYSTNEPTMDGTASLTYYLSGLQKDGASERTHAVMSHGAITRLDTTRRFVHLVFTGHEFANGGETIRRTLRSAGVKASFFLTGDFYRTPEFASLIKGLKRDGHYLGAHSDKHLLYATWEDRDSLLVTREEFEKDVRDNYRAMEAHGVRREDAPFFLPPYEWYNARIATWTSALGLTLINFTPGTLSNADYTTPSMGVRYISSDSIMRRIRQCESGSPSGLSGHLLLLHIGTHPSRTDLFADRLGELILALKRKGYTFSRL, encoded by the coding sequence ATGAAACGATCCTTCCTCGCCGCATGCCTTGTTGCTTCTGCGGCGGCGGCCGCATGCGCTGCTCCGTGGATCCGTGTGAATCAACTGGGCTATCTCCCCGGGGCCATCAAAGTGGCGGTCCTTGTTGATACCGCTGCCGGCACACCCTGTGGCGGGTTCGAGGTCCTTGATGTGCTCACCGGGCGCGTGGAGCTGTCCTCGAAGAAAACGCAGCAGTGCGGCCCCTATGGTCCGTTCCGCAGCTCGTGGCGGCTCAACTTCTCCCGGCTTTCCACCCCCGGCTCGTACGTCATCTCTGCCGGTGGGGTCCGGTCCCCGGCCTTCCGGATCGCTCCCGATGTGTACGACGGCACTGCCGACTTCCTTCTGCGGTACATGCGTCAGCAGCGGTGCGGCGACAATCCCTTCCTGAACGATTCCTGCCACACGCGGGATGGCTATGTCATCTACGGTCCACAGGACGCTTCAGCGTATGTGGATGTAGTCGGAGGTTGGCATGATGCTTCTGATTATCTGCAGTATGTCACCACCTCTGCCAATGCCGTCGTGCAGATGCTCTTTGCCTATGAGCAGAATCCCGGCTCGTTCGCAGACCGGTATCGGTCCGACGGGCGTCCGGGCGCAAATGGTGTGGCAGATATCCTCGATGAGTCGCGATGGGGATTGACCTGGCTCCTCAAGATGAACCCCGCTCCCGGCGTGATGTATAACCAGATCGCCGACGACAGAGACCATCGGGGGTTCCGTTTGCCGACACTGGATACGGTCAGCTACGGGCGGGGGATCGAACGTCCTGTCTATCTCTGCACCGGAAAGCCGCAGGGTTTGTACCAGTATCAGAATCGCACCACCGGGATCGCATCCACTGCCGGGAAATTCGCCTCCGCCTTCGCTCTCGCGAGCATCATCCTTCACCGGTCCGACAGCGCGTTCGCCCGGATGCTTGCCGTGAAGGCGGCGGAGGCATATGCCTACGGAGCCGAACATCCGGGTGTCTGTCAGACCGCGCCATGCCGCGCCCCGTACTTCTACGAAGAAGACAACTGGGCAGACGACATGCAGCTTGCGGCTGCCCAGATGTTCCGGTTGACCAGAGAACCGCGGTACAGGCAGGACGCGATGAAGTTCGCAGCGGTGGAACCCGTGACTCCATGGATGGGGGCCGATGCTGCCCGGCATTATCAATGGTACCCGTTCGTCAACCTCGGACACTTCTATGGGGTACGGGGGGCAGGGGATCGGCGCACGTTGACCGGCTATATCAAAGAAGGGCTCGAGCGGGTGTATCAACGCGGGAAGGGGACGCCATTCCTGTTCGGTGTTCCATTCATCTGGTGCTCGAACAATCTGGTGAGCGCCATGCTGACGCAGGCACGTGTGTACCGCACGGAGACCGGCGACGGGAGGTACGCTGAAATGGAGGCGGCGCTCCGCGACTGGCTCTTCGGCTGCAATCCGTGGGGGACCAGCATGATCGTCGGCCTGCCCCGTGAGGGTGTGTCGCCGCGGGATCCGCATTCGGCATTCACGCATGTGAGCGGTTTGCCCATCGACGGGGGATTGGTGGATGGACCGGTGTACGGAAGGATCTTTGCGAGCCTGAAGGGTGTACGCCTCGCCGATGCCGATGAGTTCGCTCCGTTCCAGTCGGACCTTGCCGTGTACCACGACGACTGGGCCGATTACTCAACCAACGAACCGACGATGGACGGCACGGCAAGCCTGACATACTACCTGTCGGGCCTGCAGAAGGATGGTGCTTCGGAGCGCACGCATGCGGTGATGAGTCATGGTGCGATCACCCGGTTGGACACGACCAGGCGCTTCGTGCATCTCGTCTTCACCGGACACGAGTTCGCCAACGGGGGCGAGACCATACGCCGGACGTTGAGGTCGGCGGGGGTCAAAGCTTCCTTCTTTCTTACGGGAGATTTCTACCGCACGCCTGAATTCGCGAGCCTGATCAAGGGATTGAAACGTGATGGGCACTATCTCGGGGCGCATTCTGACAAGCATCTGCTCTATGCCACCTGGGAAGACCGCGATTCGCTGTTGGTCACACGGGAAGAGTTCGAGAAGGATGTCCGCGACAACTACCGCGCGATGGAAGCGCACGGCGTGCGGCGTGAGGATGCTCCGTTCTTTTTGCCGCCGTACGAGTGGTACAACGCACGGATCGCGACATGGACCTCTGCACTCGGGCTTACACTCATCAACTTCACGCCCGGGACCCTGTCCAACGCCGATTACACGACCCCTTCCATGGGGGTGCGATACATCTCCTCGGACAGCATCATGCGCCGCATCCGGCAGTGTGAGAGCGGGTCTCCGTCGGGGCTGAGCGGACACCTTCTTCTTCTGCACATCGGCACGCATCCCTCGCGGACGGACCTCTTTGCCGACCGCCTTGGCGAGCTGATCCTCGCTCTGAAGAGGAAGGGGTACACCTTCAGCCGGCTGTAG
- a CDS encoding NAD(P)-binding domain-containing protein produces the protein MTLDLIIIGAGPAGISMASEARAAGVPAERMLVLEKAAEHSFTLKKYYPDNKLVTANYKGFEAACTGVLCIPDLSKSETITYLTRRSSRMASGALWGNSAKLAQDTATGVFTLSTDKRDYTAKVVVIAIGILGKPNKPDYPLPRTLTSRLLFDVTSTEIKGDNVLVVGGGDSASEYCQYLAQQGNTVTLSYRRDSFPRMNSINRASLLSLGERGNVRLMLGSDIETVKDNAGKPIVHFNGGTQEQFDYVVYALGGSTPENFLKMIGIAFDGPAPVLKEGHETSVPGLFLVGDLSAGSKGGSIIWAFNSANTAMRKICDDYLGCTVEPLPGDNTSS, from the coding sequence ATGACACTCGACCTCATCATCATCGGTGCAGGGCCGGCTGGTATCAGCATGGCGTCGGAAGCACGTGCGGCCGGTGTGCCCGCCGAACGTATGCTCGTTCTCGAAAAAGCCGCCGAGCACTCGTTCACGCTGAAGAAGTACTACCCCGACAACAAGCTCGTCACTGCCAACTACAAAGGATTCGAAGCCGCGTGCACGGGCGTACTCTGCATCCCTGACCTCTCCAAATCCGAGACCATCACCTACCTGACAAGGCGCTCGTCGAGAATGGCATCCGGTGCACTATGGGGAAACAGTGCGAAGCTGGCGCAGGATACCGCCACGGGGGTATTCACCCTCTCGACCGACAAACGTGACTACACCGCAAAGGTCGTGGTGATCGCCATCGGCATCCTCGGCAAGCCGAACAAACCTGACTACCCATTGCCCCGGACCCTGACATCCCGATTGCTGTTCGATGTGACCAGCACGGAGATCAAGGGCGACAACGTGCTCGTCGTTGGGGGCGGCGACAGTGCTTCGGAATATTGCCAGTATCTCGCGCAGCAGGGGAATACGGTCACCCTGAGCTATCGTCGCGATTCATTCCCCCGCATGAACTCCATCAACCGGGCAAGCCTTCTCTCGCTCGGTGAACGCGGCAACGTGCGGCTCATGCTCGGGTCAGATATCGAGACCGTGAAGGACAATGCGGGCAAACCCATCGTCCATTTCAACGGCGGTACACAGGAACAGTTCGATTACGTCGTGTATGCGCTGGGCGGGTCCACCCCGGAGAATTTCCTGAAGATGATCGGCATCGCCTTCGATGGGCCGGCACCCGTGCTCAAAGAGGGTCACGAGACGAGTGTCCCGGGATTGTTTCTCGTCGGGGACCTCAGCGCCGGGAGCAAGGGAGGGTCCATCATCTGGGCCTTCAATAGCGCGAACACGGCGATGCGGAAGATCTGTGACGACTATCTGGGATGCACGGTTGAACCCCTTCCTGGAGACAACACATCATCATGA
- a CDS encoding beta-glucosidase, with product MSCKISPLPRGSRWIRSRSNGRQPSPRDPFPWIASSASWTRGLVVAACTHRDPAGARVVERPVVTSDSMLLDVVQRQTFRYFWDYAHPVSGMARERSNRTFGYGDEVVAVGGTGFGVMGVIVATERGWIGRDTAAAFLLKIVRFLQAAPSYHGAYPHWMDGASGATIPFSDHDDGADLVETSYLFQGLLCVRQYFDRPDSTESALRASINFLWDRVEWNWFTRGGTDSLYWHWSPKFGWAMNMPIRGFNECLITYVLAASGTKHPIDSTAYHHCWAGGEDFRNGKSYYGIPLELGFDYGGPLFFTHYSFLGLDPRGLSDRYADYWERNRNHALINREHCVRNPHGFKGYSDSCWGLTSSDSYVAYVAHSPTDDNGTISPTAALSSFPYTPEYSMQALRHFYHTRGGEIWTAYGFADAFNDTEEWVSDGHLAIDQGPIIGMIENHRTGLLWRLFMTCPEVQQGLRKLDFRSPWLTPAAARGSLRYPSHVSG from the coding sequence ATGTCGTGCAAGATATCCCCTTTACCGCGAGGGTCTCGGTGGATTCGATCACGATCCAATGGCCGGCAACCATCGCCCAGGGATCCATTCCCGTGGATCGCATCCTCCGCTTCGTGGACAAGGGGCCTGGTTGTTGCGGCGTGCACTCACCGTGATCCCGCCGGCGCGCGCGTCGTCGAACGCCCCGTGGTCACTTCGGATTCCATGCTGCTGGATGTTGTGCAGCGGCAGACATTCAGATACTTCTGGGACTATGCCCACCCCGTGAGCGGCATGGCGCGTGAACGGAGCAACCGGACCTTCGGCTATGGCGACGAAGTCGTTGCCGTCGGCGGAACGGGCTTCGGCGTGATGGGTGTGATCGTGGCGACCGAGAGGGGATGGATCGGCCGTGATACCGCGGCAGCATTCCTTCTGAAGATCGTACGCTTCCTGCAGGCGGCACCATCGTACCACGGTGCCTACCCCCACTGGATGGATGGCGCCTCCGGGGCGACCATTCCGTTCAGTGATCACGATGACGGCGCCGACCTTGTGGAGACTTCGTACCTCTTTCAAGGATTGCTGTGCGTCCGCCAATACTTCGACCGTCCGGACAGCACAGAGTCCGCCCTCCGTGCCAGCATCAATTTCCTGTGGGACCGCGTCGAATGGAACTGGTTCACCCGCGGCGGAACGGACAGCCTGTACTGGCACTGGAGTCCGAAGTTCGGATGGGCAATGAACATGCCCATCCGTGGGTTCAATGAATGCCTCATCACCTACGTGCTCGCGGCGTCCGGAACGAAGCACCCCATCGATAGCACCGCGTATCATCACTGCTGGGCCGGAGGTGAAGACTTCCGGAACGGAAAGTCCTACTACGGTATTCCGCTCGAGCTCGGGTTCGACTACGGCGGGCCGCTCTTCTTCACGCACTACTCGTTCCTCGGTCTGGACCCGCGCGGACTCAGCGACCGGTACGCCGACTACTGGGAGCGGAACCGGAATCACGCGCTCATCAACCGTGAGCATTGTGTCCGGAACCCACATGGATTCAAAGGATATAGTGACTCGTGCTGGGGGCTGACCTCGAGCGATTCGTACGTCGCCTATGTTGCGCATTCACCCACCGACGACAATGGCACGATATCACCGACGGCAGCGTTGAGTTCATTCCCGTATACACCCGAATACTCCATGCAGGCGTTGAGACATTTCTATCACACGCGCGGCGGTGAGATCTGGACCGCGTATGGTTTCGCGGATGCATTCAACGATACTGAAGAATGGGTGTCGGATGGGCACCTTGCGATCGACCAGGGACCGATCATCGGGATGATCGAGAACCACCGTACGGGCCTGCTCTGGCGGCTGTTCATGACGTGTCCGGAAGTACAGCAAGGACTGCGGAAGCTTGACTTCCGCAGTCCTTGGCTCACACCGGCCGCGGCACGAGGTTCGCTCCGATACCCCTCGCATGTGTCCGGTTGA